Below is a genomic region from Ascaphus truei isolate aAscTru1 chromosome 8, aAscTru1.hap1, whole genome shotgun sequence.
tttTTCCAGCCCTCCTCTCCTCGTGGTGTGAAGAGCTAGGAAGGCTGCTCCTTCTGCGTCATCAGAAAAGCCGGCAGAACGACCCCCCGGGGAAACTCCCCATGCAGCCCCCCATGAACTCTCTGAGCTCCATGAAACCCACCCTGTCCCATGGGTAGGTCTGCACCTTGTAAGATAGGTGCCCCTCTTCATCGCAGTTACACACCAAGCAGAACAATGTGACATGATGCTGAACAGGCAGATCATGGCATGCAGACTTCTCATACTCCCCCCTCTTCTATTTCCCTGGCTGAGTATTTTGTCACTTTGTCAGCGCACATCATTTGAAAGGACTTTGACAGGCTAAATACCAGAGATTTTCCTCCTGACGCATCTGACAGCAAAAGGTCACTGGAGTGGGACGAGTCTCCGTTGTTTCAGTATCGTGGAGGAAAGAAAGATCCTGGTTTCATTAAACGCTTTCACTGCCACACATCGCATCTCCCTCTGGCAACAAAGTAGTTAAAATAGATAAACTTGACTGATTTATTTGGAAAGGCATCAATCATCATGaaatctatcactgtcacacagtgacacacagtgtcacacaggaTTGTCTCTTGAAAAGTAAAGCATTTAACATAATGTATTTGGCTTTCTAAGAAAGATACAAtcgcccttaaagctgcagttcagtcttttttttttttttttttttaattaatttttttacttcaatagttttatgtgtgcaatctctaattacctaaagaactgtatagctgccggtcaattcgttctccatgtattgatgggcaaaatttggcaagatctttaaagaagggatatgtttttcttctgcttctgtcactcagtggaagctcatgaatattcatgagcactcctgcactgacatgtactagagggagggcagggctgacaaaggggtgtgccagggcttgtgacaggacatgaaggggcagtgccttagcaaatggctgttaaaatagaatacaagaaaattggtctttcaaagttgtttttttaaaacagaaaatgctaaaagtattttttcttactacagaactgatttattaaaaaaaaacacacatgcaggatattgactgaactgcagctttaaataaaaaataaatatatattatccttATTTATTTTCCCTGGGTTCTCACAACTCCGTTTTTATCGAACACTTGCTATCCTCTTCTGGATAATAATTGCACCATACAGATGTTCCCGGACTTAATGTTTGCTTGGCCGCAAGTGTGCGCGGTCCTGTAACCGGGAGGCATCGCCATCTCGGCAGCCACCGGTTTTTCAGCGGGTGAAACGCGGCCAAGGAAACCGTACGCCTGGCTCCATCTGCAGTTACTTTCCATAGAAGAACAAAGTGTTTACTCACAATGGTTCTGTAGATATAAAGTTTAACGTGAGTCTTCGCACCCAAGAGAAGGAGCAAAGGTCGAagaagtcctcaagggccaccaacaggtcaggttttcaggatatccttgcttctgcacaggtggctcagactgagccacatgtgctgaagcagggactgactgagccatctgtgctgaagcagggactgattgagccacctgtgctgaagcagggatatcctgaaaacctgacctgttggtggcccttgaggactggagttggccgcccctgcattaGCCCTATGTAGCCTTTCTCCCCATTGCTTGCCATGTACATTATTTACCTCCCATTGTAATGCTGTGTAGCACTGCGTACATGGTCGGCGCCATGTCCATAAAATGATACACGATTTTAAACATGAAATatgtggcactccaggggcccgtCACAATAAAAGAGATTTATTTGCAGGGATCACTAGAGTGCCACAATGTTACACCTTTTGAACCTTGGATTTCCGGGGATCTTCGCTGCTGCTGCACGGGATCGTTTCCTGGGTGAACCCCTGTGTGACCCATAAAATGATGTATACTCCCAGCACACACGATCCTTGCATACGGTGCGATGCCCCCGAGGCTCTTCCGGTCCTTACTGAGCGTTCTCCTGTTCCCTGCAGTGATGGGTCTTTTCCCTATGACTCCGTCCCCTGGCAGCAGAATAGCAGCCAGCCTCCCGGTTCCCTGTCGGTGGTCACTACTGTCTGGGGAGTCACCAACACGTCTCAGAGCCAGGCAAGTTCGCCGTTATTTGCCGATATGGCGTAGCATCTTTGTAACCGGTTGTTGTTCCGATCTTGCTGCATGACTCGGGTGCATCTCTGCTTTGTTCTGCTTTACATTTATTGCGCTCGCGATTAAAGCGAGAATGCAAGCCGGCAAATGTTTTTTGGCGAATTTGttttatataggattgaagcagcagggggtctccggagctgaacctccgGGGACCCCCTCCTTCCGGAGATGTTTGCCTCTGAGGTAGGTGCCAGAAGCCGGCTGCCAGGAATCACGTAAAGGCGGCTGTTCAACgctcccgcaccctgcgggccaataggaactcatgacgtcatcggtgcggcttcctattggcccatgtggcacgggagctttaaactttaaagccagctagctcagccagagcggctactggcacctgctacggaggtaagtatatcCGGacacaggggtccccggagctgaaattaatgtggttcagctccagagaccccctgcttgaatgCTATATAAAACACTCCTCCTTTATGTGAAAGCCGCAACACCCATTTACTTTCCACCTTATTTTTTTTATGTCATCTAAAAtcatgtgaaaaatatatattacatgtttgtgtatataatatgtatgtatatatatatgtatgtatatacatgtaaaaatctcatacattttaagttatggtgggtgaaaaaggtaacAGAAAACATCCTCCATTGCCTTTTTCACCAACCATagcttaaaatgtatatggtaaacctacccagcttagaaatattgcaaagcaagtataaaccaacctcacactgatgcccatcaaggttgaaacatgtctgtgagtggtttgacttgctttgctagtcccatgctgtgtttgaaagctgtgtgaacagcgatgcatcagcttaaatgggctccatgtgaatggatattccaggcaaaaggtgacacattgtgtgctcatttgcatgtcatttcccagaatcccttgctgcagtgggagcactgtatgcgaggtgataatgattgactagcagggttgcagacctgtctaagacatgtgaatgtgctcacaagtgatagtctttattggagatatatatatatatatacatacatatacacacacacacacacaccttttcggCGAGCAAAATAATTGCTGTCCTTTGTTGCTGTATCGCAGAGATGAGTGGGGAGTGACAGCCCTGagataaatacaaataaacacaGTAATACTTCCTCGCCCTTTGTGGCCAGAGGCGGCCTTGCAATGCGCTCCTCGTCTGTCAGGGAAGAGTTAAATAATCCCACTCCTTTTGGAGAAGTTTTTGAGTCTGATTGCCAGTTTCTTGGCACGTGGAACAATCTCTGCGTGGCTCATGCTGTGGGCTATGCCTTTATACTAAAGGTCCGTGTCTCGATGCTTATCCCAGGTCTTGGGGAACCCCATGGTGAATGCAAATAACCCAATGAACCAGGCAGGGAACCCCATGGCGTCCGGCATGAATAGCAGCAGCGCTGCCATGAACTCGCCCCAGTTTgccgggcagcagcagcagtattCCACGAAAGGGGCATCGAGCCAGGCGTATATGCAGCAAGGCATGTACGGGCGACCCAGCTACCCGGGAGGGGGCGGCTACGGCGGAAGGTAAGATCACAGGACGTGGCTTTTAGTGGCAAGGAGCCGGGCAATGTGGGCTCACATGGagctaatgacagggatgtgggtgtgtgacacgttgggaagtgagggtgtgtgtgtgtgacacgttaCACTGATGGAGGTGCgggggtatgtgtgtgacacGTTACACcgagggaagtgtgtgtgtgtgtgacacgttgggaagtggatgtgtgtgtgtgtgtgacacgttgggaagtgcttgtgtgtgtgtgtgacacgttaCACTGATGGAAgtgggggggtatgtgtgtgacacGTTACACcgagggaagtgtgtgtgtgtgacacgttgggaagtggttgtgtgtgtgtgtgacacgttaCACTGATGGAAgtgggggggtatgtgtgtgacacGTTACACcgagggaagtgtgtgtgtgtgtgtgtgtgtgtgtgtgtgtgtgtgtgacacgttgggaagtggatgtgtgtgtgtgtgtgtgtgtgacacgttacaccaagggaagtgtgtgtgtgtgacacgttaCACCgatggacgtgtgtgtgtgacacgttaCACCGAGGgaagtgggtgggtgtgtttgtgtgactcatTACACTAGGGAAGTGGTTGTGTGCGACACATTACACAGAGGgaagtgggggagtatgtgactTATTACACAgagtgaagtgtgtgtgtgtgtgtgtgtgtgtgtgtgacacagagggaagtgtgtgtgacatgttacattgagggaagtgtgtgtgtgtgtgtgtgtgtgtgtgtgtgtgtgtgtgtgtgtgtgtgtgtgtgtgtgtgttagttgcATAGCAGAAcagtaactaaatgaccctttttcaagagatatataggtatttcactgtgttttttgctctggacttctttgtttcttgttttatataattagccacgcccagtagcactccttttgacacatattatatatatatatatatatatatatatatatatatatatatatatatatatatatatatatatatatatatatatatatatatatatatatagtggtaatttgggggggggggggggagttctgagagcttgctgggtatctgtgtgtttaactTTGTACAGCTGGTCTCCGCTCCACTGGAGCGCACTGTAtctattttcattatatatatatctatatccagaacatacgtgaaaacgagcggtaactctcactgtattacttcctggttaaacattctATAAATAAATAGTCACAGAAACCGTCTTTCTCCTCAGCTACCCCGGCGGCCCTAACAACCCCTCGGGGATGGGCATCCCTCCCCACAGCCGCCAGCCTGGGGACTTCACGCAGCCCGCGGCAGCAGCGGCTGCAGCCGCAGTcgctgccgccgctgccaccgccactgCTACAGCGACCGCCACGGTGGCAGCGATGCAGGAAACCCAGAACAAGGACATGAATCAGTACGGCCAGGTAAGTCCCGGTGAAAGCTTGGCGTCACGGCGCATCCGTTTGTTACCTAAAGGTGCAGTCCGACTGCCGCGGCGCAAATACTACTTATTTTGTTGGCGCGTTTTCTTTTTCAAAAATTGCCTTCCCTTTTCCATTGAAATTCCTGATCCTGTAGGGTCTTATCACTGTAAAATCCTTCTGGCAGTTTTCTCTTCTAAAGAAACATCggcaaaaatgtatatatatttttttgctgtGACTGTAAAGATGGCCGCCATTGCAATTGTCTTGGAACTGCCATATGACTCAGGCCCTGATCTCTGCTGCATTCTTCCAGGCTTACATTAAGCATGTCTTAACTACGAAACCGCTGGTGACTCTCTGGCTGGGAATGCGTTGCATGGCTGAGTTCTTTCTTTACTGCACTTGTAAACCCGCAGTGTGTGGGCTGCAAAAATGCGACATCTTTGTACCTCTCCCCCCtaatctctctccttccccacatgacccccccccccccaaccccccccctgctcaccccCGGTCTGAAACGCATGTCGCATTTTattctcttctctttcttttgTTGAAGGTGTGTTCCTCATTCCAGATGGGGCCCGCCCAGGCCTACAACAGCCAGTTCATGAGCCAGCCGGGCTCCCGCGTCCAGTCCTCCATGGCGGGGAGTATGAACCCAGCAGGCATGGGCCCCAACATGGCGCCTTCCGGTATGAGCGGCCCATCCATGGGGATGAACCAGCCCCGGCCTGGTATGAATCCTTTCGGCACCCACGGTCAGAGGATGCCCCAGCAAGCGTACCCAGGCCCCCGGCCTCAGTCACTGCCTATGCAGGGTATAAAGAGGCCCTATCCAGGAGAGGTGAGCAGTCATAGTATGATGGTACTGGGTATCACTGCCATGTCAACCTCCAAGGACTGGATATCCGTAAGAGCTTGGAAGTCTGGGACCAATGATGACCATAGTTACATTCAGTACATTGTTACATTCGGTACTTAGTTGcattgttacatagttgcattgttacatagttacattcagCACATAGTTACATTCGGTACTTAGTTGcattgttacatagttgcattgttacatagctacattcagcacatagttacatagttacattcggTACTTAGTTGcattgttacatagttgcattgttacatagttacattcagcacatagttacatagttacattcggTACTTAGTTGcattgttacatagttgcattgttacatagttacattcagcacatagttacatagttacattcggTACTTAGTTGcattgttacatagttgcattgttacatagttacattcgtTACTTAGTTGcattgttacatagttgcattgttacatagttgcattgttacatagttacattcagcacatagttacatagttacatagttacatagttgcattgttacatagttgcatagttacattgCTACGTTCGTTACATGATTGCGTGGCTACATGTTGATGGAAACCTAACTGCTCTTTATCCGTGAGACTCCAATGAAGTCTATGAAGCTGATAAAAACCAGTGAGACTGATGCGCGCCCGGGAGACGCGCAGGAAATACGGGAGCATTTACATATTTGGCTTTTACGgttgttgttaaaaaaaaaaaataacaaccctCCCTTTCAGTTTCCGGAACATAAGAGTGGTGTGGCCCTTTAAATAGCGATGCTTGCAGGGCGCGGTACTGCGtgtgatgtgaatgtgctctcctgcgctgaagcagagtACTGATACTGTCAGACTCTGACACAATCTGTAACCGGGTTTTCTGTCTTTAAACAGCCCAATTACGGCAGCCAGCAATATGGACCAAGCAGCCAGTTCCCCAGCCAGCCCGGGCAGTACCAGAACCCCAACCCTGCCCGACCCATGACGTCCCCCAACTACCCCGGACAGAGGATTGCTCCCCAGCAGAGTGCAGGGCAATACCCTCCCCCCAGCGTGAACATGGCACAGTATTACAAGGTGAGGCGGCTGGGTCTGCGCGTGGCATCACTGGCACAGAGCCTGCAGGGGGGACAATGAGCCTAATTATAGTGACTGAGaaggttctccccccccccccccccacgggagGGCCGTGTGTCTCCTTACTGGAAATAGCAGATATTTCCCGGAGTGTAGCAGCACTTATTCCCAGAGAGACAGAAAACAAGCAGACCCAGTGCATAGAGAGCGGTGACGTGCACGGCCCAGAGAGGCGGtctatatacctcagggggccgAGTAGTCAAAAGAACCCACTGTGAGTGGCAGCGCTCTGGTATCATTAGAATTCAAGACACTTGGTTCTCGATCTGGATCTCTATCCATCCCACGGCGTGTGTACCGTCTGCAGCTTGCCAGGTTGCAGGGGATCGCGGGATACACCCCCTGCAGGTATGCTGCCTGTGTAGGGAGTACCGGAGCCGCACTCGCTGACACAGGGGGATATGTGAAACCCATGGTACGGTATCCGAGCTGCTAAATCACAGTGCTGGGCTATAAAACATTAAGCGCCACAGTGTGCAGGTGAGCGCTGACTGGCTCTGACCGGAAGCTCAGCGGGTCGTTCTCTCTGGGAATAAGTGCTGCTACACACCGGGATATATCTGCCATTTCCAGTAAGGAGACACACGGCCCTCCCGGGTGGGGGGGATGCATCTCAGTCACAATAACAACGCTCATTCACTCACCGGGAGTGCAGGCGAATACTTTCAAACTTGAAATCAGTGCgagggttaatttatttttactttaTGTTACATGTATATACAGCGATCAATTAAAAGTGATATGTTCTTGATTTGCAACCATTTCTTCAACTACTTCTATTCTTAGTAAGATGCGCATCATATATAGGATCTCTCTGGCTGTGCGGCCCTATGCACATCCCCTATGCACATCCTCTATGCACACCCCCTCTGCACACCCCCTATGCACACGAACATCTACACAGCACCGAATCCACATGTACCTCTGATTGAGCGAGGACCGTTCGTTTAATTAACACTTCGTGCTGCAGAAAATATTTTGAGGAGCATACTTTCTCCCAGTCCCCTttgtcccccccgtcccccccgtcccccacttTGTCACGCCCTCTTTttctccctctgccctcccccctcgctctctcgcaGTGTGAGAGGTTTTAGAGTAGCTGGTCATTAGTCCAGCGCACCGAGCTTCTTCTCTGTCATTGTCATCTTGCTTTTTTTGTGCTGCCACACATGCCACTCTCCCATTGGTCCAAGCCACTGTGACCTCATGCAGCCGCGTGGATCAGTGAGTGATGTCATCTATAACCAGCTGCCGATGCCGCCTCTCAGAAAAGCTGTGTCCCAGTGACACAAATGGTGTGGGGGTGTGGAAGTCATCCCAAATCCCATTGGCTTAGAGTCCCAGCTGACCCCTTAACTAGCCACGATAAACTGATGTTACCcccatttgctgccagagggatCAGCACCCCCATCGCTggcctctggcagggaaggggttactcaGGGGTAATGAGGCTGCGGTTTTGAACAGTTTCTAAAGGGAACCCGAAGTCAGACCATGTGTTGGGGATAAATTCATTGGTGTTGGCTAATTCATCAGCCATTCCCAACGCCTGGTCCGACGAGTTGTGTGAGGCCccagccaattccagtcctcaagccctcccccaccaaacaggtcaggttttcaggatatcccagcttcagcacaggtggctcaatcagagcctctgattgagccacctatgcaaagcagggactgattgggccacctgtgttgaagcaggaatatgctataaacctgacctgttgggtgggtggggggggggggggcttgaggagtggTGTTGAGCACCCTTGGTGTAAGGACAGGGTTGAAAACCGCCAGGTTACCGCGTCACGGAGCATTGCACTGGGGTCACATGGATAAACTCTCAGCCAATGGAAATGCCCGGCTTCCTCCACACGCGCGCACGGACGTTTATTtgctaatgggggggggggggattttataAATTGCttaatcttatttttttttgttttgtttttttgatgTCTGACTCCTCATGTCCCTAACTTCTCTAAACTGCTTTGACATAAaagtactgtattttttttttttaaataattatgatttactttatttcttttttttacgtttttgtaatttatatattttttttgttttatttgttttgtttttttttaatagccaGAGCAGTTTAATGGACAAAATAACACCTTTTCTGGGAGCGGCTACAATAGCTATAGCCAAAGCAGTATGAACGGGGTGAGTGTGAATCCATTCCAAAATCGTCTCATCCACCGGTGGGGGGAGGGTCCTGACTTCTAGGACATGTCATTGAGGTCCCACATACTCGGCGTTCATCCCCAGAGAGGCTTGTGCCGCACGGCATGCTGCAGACACCCCTGGCATTCCCATTTATGTCACATTTATGTCACCGACGCAGGGAGGAGCCTGCATACAGACATCAGAAAGTCTTCTTTCTTCCCTGTTTGTTTTAAATTCAGTCCCAACTAGGAATCTCTCATCAATAAGCAGCAGCACTATGGGCCCATGTTTGCTAAGCGGTGCTATTCTGCAAGACGCCTTTTGGCGCTGGACTGCACACGGCAGCTCATTGAAATGAATGAGGTGTGTTCTGAAATAGCACCAATTTGGTAAATAGGAGAAGTATTGGTCTTGTTATGTCTgcagagcaggggcggccaaatccagtcctcaagagccatcaacaggtcagggtttcagggtaaccctgcttcagcacaggtggctcaatcagtctctactttagcacaggtggctcagtcgagcaGGGAtaacctaaaaacctgacctgttgacagcccttgaggactggagttgacaccCTTTGAATAGACTTATTCAACGCTACAAGAACCGGTATTGTAACACTTGGaaaggcagtgaaagggttacagagGGGCATAGTGAGTTCAACACCAGCGTGGGACATTTATTTTAGATGAACCCCTTTATTCCCCTGTGCCCCCTTAGAGTGTACTTTAAAAAGGTGACGCGTTTCCATCTATGTGACTTTATTTCGTAATTCCAGACTAGGATCAGGAGAGGaaatggaaagggggggggggggggtgactgtgctatgggtggggggtgtgacCGTGCTATGggtggggggtgcgggggggtgaCAGTGCTATGGGTGGGGGGCGCGGGAGGGTTTCTCGGATGCGTGTGCTCAGATTCTTTTATTCTGCTCTTGTTTCTTGCAGCCCTCCAGACCGGGCCCAGTTGGGAATTACCCCCACTCCCCCGTCCCAGGAAATCCCACCCCCCCCATGACTCCCGGAAGCAGCATCCCCCCTTACCTGTCCCCCAGCCAGGACGTCAAGCCCCCCTTCCCGCCAGACATCAAGCCGAACATCAACACATTACCTCCACCGCCAAGTGAGTGAGGGACTGGCACCAGGGTACTGAGTTAGGAAAGCGGCAACCTATACCATGGTGCAGTACAGTGGGGCATTAACGCATTGCTCTGCTGGGCTTTTTACAGCTTGAGCAGCCGTAATAAAATTACAATAGATAATGCAggagtggccatctccagtcctcaacggctaccaacaggtcaggttttcagaatatacctgcttcagcacaggtggctcaatcagtcttcgactgagccaccagtgctgaagcaaggactgattgagccatcggtgctgaagcaggtatatcctgaaaacctgacctgttggtagctcttgaggactggagtgggccgcCCCTGGCTTGCCGTGTGTTGCTCGGTCAGCCCGTTGCGGGCGGCGGGGGCCTGCGCTACGCTGTGCTTGTCTGACCCCCCTCTTCACGTTGTCGCACCGCAGATGCTAAAGGGAAAGTTCACGCTTTCTCTCCTTCTTCGATCTCAGCCGGCCACGCGGACGAGCTGCGCCTAACCTTCCCGGTCCGGGACGGCGTGGTGCTGGAGCCCTTCCGGCTGGAGCACAACCTGGCCGTCAGCAACCACGTGTTCCACCTGCGGCCGACTGTCCACCAGACCCTGATGTGGAGgtaggcaaggggggggggggtggcgctgCGAGGGTGCTGTGCGCTGCACCATGATACTGTGCGCTGCGACATGATGCTGTGCGCTGCGCCATGATGCTGTGCGCTGCGCCATGATGCTGTGCGCAGCGACATGATGCTGTGCGCTGCGCCATGATGCTGTG
It encodes:
- the ZMIZ1 gene encoding zinc finger MIZ domain-containing protein 1 isoform X7; translation: MNTDSRIQRPDRSEDLSWLSGRSGEDIVRMNSMDRHIQQTNDRLQCIKQHLQNPANFHNAATELLDWCGDPRAFQRPFEQSLMGCLTVVSRVAAQQGFDLDLGYRLLAVCAANRDKFTPKSAALLSSWCEELGRLLLLRHQKSRQNDPPGKLPMQPPMNSLSSMKPTLSHGDGSFPYDSVPWQQNSSQPPGSLSVVTTVWGVTNTSQSQVLGNPMVNANNPMNQAGNPMASGMNSSSAAMNSPQFAGQQQQYSTKGASSQAYMQQGMYGRPSYPGGGGYGGSYPGGPNNPSGMGIPPHSRQPGDFTQPAAAAAAAAVAAAAATATATATATVAAMQETQNKDMNQYGQVCSSFQMGPAQAYNSQFMSQPGSRVQSSMAGSMNPAGMGPNMAPSGMSGPSMGMNQPRPGMNPFGTHGQRMPQQAYPGPRPQSLPMQGIKRPYPGEPNYGSQQYGPSSQFPSQPGQYQNPNPARPMTSPNYPGQRIAPQQSAGQYPPPSVNMAQYYKPEQFNGQNNTFSGSGYNSYSQSSMNGPSRPGPVGNYPHSPVPGNPTPPMTPGSSIPPYLSPSQDVKPPFPPDIKPNINTLPPPPNAKGKVHAFSPSSISAGHADELRLTFPVRDGVVLEPFRLEHNLAVSNHVFHLRPTVHQTLMWRSDLELQFKCYHHEDRQMNTNWPASVQVSVNATPLTIERGDNKTSHKPLHLKHVCQPGRNTIQITVTACCCSHLFVLQLVHRPSVRSVLQGLLKKRLLPAEHCITKIKRNFSSVAASSGNAALNGEDGVEQTAIKVSLKCPITFRRIQLPARGHDCKHVQCFDLESYLQLNCERGTWRCPVCNKTALLEGLEVDQYMWGILNAIQNSEFEEVTIDPTCSWRPVPIKSEIHIKDDPDGMPSKRFKTMSPSQMIMPNVMDMIAALGPGPSPYPSLAPPPGGTSSGEYIGQGNSYQGHGNFDFPHGAPGGTTMNDFMHGPQLSHPPDMPGGMSSLDKPLSHSMQDSLLPELTNPDELLSYLDPPDLPNNSNDDLLSLFENN
- the ZMIZ1 gene encoding zinc finger MIZ domain-containing protein 1 isoform X8; amino-acid sequence: MQPPMNSLSSMKPTLSHGDGSFPYDSVPWQQNSSQPPGSLSVVTTVWGVTNTSQSQVLGNPMVNANNPMNQAGNPMASGMNSSSAAMNSPQFAGQQQQYSTKGASSQAYMQQGMYGRPSYPGGGGYGGSYPGGPNNPSGMGIPPHSRQPGDFTQPAAAAAAAAVAAAAATATATATATVAAMQETQNKDMNQYGQVCSSFQMGPAQAYNSQFMSQPGSRVQSSMAGSMNPAGMGPNMAPSGMSGPSMGMNQPRPGMNPFGTHGQRMPQQAYPGPRPQSLPMQGIKRPYPGEPNYGSQQYGPSSQFPSQPGQYQNPNPARPMTSPNYPGQRIAPQQSAGQYPPPSVNMAQYYKPEQFNGQNNTFSGSGYNSYSQSSMNGPSRPGPVGNYPHSPVPGNPTPPMTPGSSIPPYLSPSQDVKPPFPPDIKPNINTLPPPPNAKGKVHAFSPSSISAGHADELRLTFPVRDGVVLEPFRLEHNLAVSNHVFHLRPTVHQTLMWRSDLELQFKCYHHEDRQMNTNWPASVQVSVNATPLTIERGDNKTSHKPLHLKHVCQPGRNTIQITVTACCCSHLFVLQLVHRPSVRSVLQGLLKKRLLPAEHCITKIKRNFSSVAASSGNAALNGEDGVEQTAIKVSLKCPITFRRIQLPARGHDCKHVQCFDLESYLQLNCERGTWRCPVCNKTALLEGLEVDQYMWGILNAIQNSEFEEVTIDPTCSWRPVPIKSEIHIKDDPDGMPSKRFKTMSPSQMIMPNVMDMIAALGPGPSPYPSLAPPPGGTSSGEYIGQGNSYQGHGNFDFPHGAPGGTTMNDFMHGPQLSHPPDMPGGMSSLDKPLSHSMQDSIPHVGNSEQPHSALPQGLHPPHPGSQPGQPLHHGGPAPQPRHPPQATSHPHGDMTFNPSSALEGQPGGQGTPDMPEPSLDLLPELTNPDELLSYLDPPDLPNNSNDDLLSLFENN